The DNA window CTCGGCACCGATTTTCCTTATCGCCAGTTCTATCCGCGTGGTGCGGGCGTTCGCATCGCACAGGTGGACGTCCGGCCCGAACAGATCGGCCGCCGCGCGCCGGTCGATCTCGGCGTGACCGGCGACGTTCGTGCGACCATTGAAACGGTGTTGCCGCTCATCAAGGAGACGCGCGATCGTACCCATCTCGACCGGGCGACGGCGCATTACCGCAAGGCGCGCAAGGATCTCGATGGGCTTGCGGTCAACAAACCCGGCCGTAAACCGATCCACCCGCAGCAGGTTGCCAAAGCGATCAGCGATCAAGCGTCGCAGGACGCCATCTTCACCTGCGACGTCGGTCTGCCGACGGTGTGGGCGGCTCGCTATCTCGCGATGAACGGCAAGCGGCGACTAATCGGATCGTTCTGGCATGGCTCTATGGCCAATGCGATGTCGCACGCGATTGGTGCACAGACGGCGTTTCCAGGACGGCAGGTGATCTCGCTGTCGGGTGACGGTGGCTTTACCATGCTGATGGGTGACTTTCTCAGCCTGGCGCAGCTCGGCCTGCCGGCGAAGATCGTGGTGTTCAACAACAGCGCCCTCGGCTTCATCGAAATCGAGCAAAAATCCTCGGGCTTTCTCGACTTCGGTACCGAGTTCAAGAATCCGAACTTTGCCGCCATGGCCGAAGCCTGCGGCATTCGCGGGATCCGGCTGGAGGATCCGGCCGATGTCGAGGAGGGTATCGCTACCGCGCTCGCCCATGACGGGCCGGTGCTGGTCGACGCGGTGGTGAGCCGGACGGTGCTTCCTATCCCGCCTGCCATTACTGTCGAAATGGCCAAGGGCTTCACGCTTTACATGGTAAAAGCCGTGTTCAATGGTCGCGGCGACGATCTCGTCGATCTCGCCCGATCGAACCTGTGGGCTTGAGGCCGGGAGAGTTCGGGCGATACGCACCTGGCCGGCGATCGTGGGCTACGCCATTGGTTGCGGCCCGGTGGCGACATGCAAGGCGGTAATCGGCTCAGGTCCGTGGCTTTGCCTGCAAAAGCCCGTTCTGCTCGCGGTTGCGATAGGATGACTGCTAATCTCGAGGGAGGCCGGGGCTCATGAGCCGGGCTGGACTTTGGACCGCGGATCCGCCTCGGGCCTACCAATCGGTGGCGGCCGCATTGCGCTCGGCGACTCCGGCGCTGCTCTTCGGCTTGCGCCTTTGGGCGGCGGTCTGCCTTGCTCTCTACATCGCGTTCTGGCTTCAGCTTGACAACCCGTCCTGGGCCGGCACGTCCGCCGCGATCGTCTGTCAGCCGAGCCTTGGCGCCTCACTGCGCAAGGGCTGGTTCCGCATGATCGGCACAGCGGCCGGCGCAGTGGCCATCGTGGTGCTGACGGCGTGGTTTCCGCAAAACGCACTTGGCTTTCTGCTTGGGCTGGCGGTCTGGGGCGGAGCGTGCGGCGTCATGGTCACGTTGCTGCGTAACTTCGCGGCCTACTCGGCAGCACTCGCCGGCTTT is part of the Bradyrhizobium erythrophlei genome and encodes:
- the poxB gene encoding ubiquinone-dependent pyruvate dehydrogenase; the encoded protein is MAKTVADQFAEILAAAGVKRIYGIVGDSLNGLTDAIRRQGKIEWKHMRHEEVAAFAAGGEAHVTGELAVCAGSCGPGNLHLINGLFDCQRSRLPVLAIAAQVPSAELGAGYFQETHPENLFKECSHYCELISGANQMPRVLEIAIRQAVGSRGVSVVVIPGDVALLPAAEAPPPKAAGLLPSQVVAMPARADVERLAALLNSDGRVTMLCGSGCQGAHDHVLALADRLKAPIVHAFRGKEHVEWDNPFDVGMTGLIGFSSGYYAMLDCDILLMLGTDFPYRQFYPRGAGVRIAQVDVRPEQIGRRAPVDLGVTGDVRATIETVLPLIKETRDRTHLDRATAHYRKARKDLDGLAVNKPGRKPIHPQQVAKAISDQASQDAIFTCDVGLPTVWAARYLAMNGKRRLIGSFWHGSMANAMSHAIGAQTAFPGRQVISLSGDGGFTMLMGDFLSLAQLGLPAKIVVFNNSALGFIEIEQKSSGFLDFGTEFKNPNFAAMAEACGIRGIRLEDPADVEEGIATALAHDGPVLVDAVVSRTVLPIPPAITVEMAKGFTLYMVKAVFNGRGDDLVDLARSNLWA